One region of Manis pentadactyla isolate mManPen7 chromosome 9, mManPen7.hap1, whole genome shotgun sequence genomic DNA includes:
- the LOC130684836 gene encoding olfactory receptor 8H1-like produces the protein MGRRNTTQVTDFILLGLTDSLEVQLVLFLLFLLMYLITLLGNAGMVLVIRLDVSLHTPMYFFLSHLSFLDLIYSTVITPKTLENLLTSTKYISYMSCFTQMYFFVFLVATECILLSSMAYDRYVAICNPLHYHVVMSTRLCCSLILGSYLIGFMDSIVNVLFVSSLHFCDSNVIHHFFCDVSPILALSCTDTHGVEIMIFIFAGSTLMVSLITISASYVSILSTILKITSTSGKWKAFSTCASHLLGVTIFYGTLMFTYLKPSKSYSLGKDQVASVFYTIMIPMLNPLIYSLRNKEVKNALIRIMQKREDSRQLKVTLAS, from the exons ATGGGCAGAAGGAATACCACGCAGGTGACAGACTTCATCCTTCTGGGGCTGACAGATTCCCTGGAAGTCCAGCTGGTCCTCTTTCTGCTGTTCCTGCTGATGTACCTGATCACACTGCTGGGGAACGCAGGCATGGTGCTGGTGATCCGCCTGGACGTCAGCCTTCACactcccatgtactttttcctcagtCACCTGAGCTTTCTCGACCTCATTTACTCAACCGTCATCACACCTAAAACTTTAGAGAACTTACTGACTTCCACCAAGTATATTTCCTACATGAGCTGCTTCACCCAGATGTACTTTTTTGTCTTCTTGGTTGCCACAGAATGTATTCTTCTCTCCTCAATGGCCTATGATCGCTACGTAGCCATCTGCAACCCCCTCCACTACCACGTCGTTATGTCCACAAGGCTCTGCTGCTCCCTCATCTTGGGGTCCTACCTCATTGGATTTATGGATTCCATTGTCAATGTGCTTTTCGTGAGCAGCTTGCATTTCTGTGACTCCAATGTAATCCATCACTTTTTCTGTGACGTATCCCCGATTTTAGCCCTATCTTGCACCGACACACATGGGGTTGaaattatgatatttatttttgctgGTTCCACTCTAATGGTGTCTCTGATCACAATATCTGCATCCTATGTGTCCATTCTGTCTACCATCCTGAAAATTACTTCCACTTCAGGGAAGTGGAAAGCCTTCTCTACTTGTGCCTCCCATCTCCTGGGAGTCACCATCTTTTACGGTACTCTGATGTTCACTTACTTAAAACCAAGTAAATCCTACTCTTTGGGAAAGGATCAAGTAGCTTCTGTGTTTTACACAATCATGATCCCCATGTTGAATCCACTCATTTATAGTCTTAggaacaaagaagtgaaaaatgccCTCATTAGAATCATGCAGAAGAGAGAGGACTCTAGGCAATTAAA ggtgacgttagcttcatag